In Pseudoxanthomonas indica, the following are encoded in one genomic region:
- a CDS encoding putative signal transducing protein gives MLTTIARYFNPSEAQILCARLQADGIPASVADDQHMMANWALAGALGGARLQVPEAFAEAAAEVVRAYHAGELEQDLIAEDPSAAERCPACGGERLEKTVPLGQRALLLASCLAVSVPFPTQASNYRCLACQMRWRFSDIEAAGQVRQPT, from the coding sequence GTGCTCACCACGATTGCTCGCTACTTCAATCCATCCGAGGCGCAGATTCTCTGCGCGCGCCTGCAAGCCGACGGTATTCCCGCCTCCGTCGCCGATGACCAGCACATGATGGCCAACTGGGCCTTGGCCGGCGCCCTGGGAGGCGCGCGGCTGCAGGTGCCCGAGGCGTTTGCGGAGGCGGCGGCCGAGGTCGTGCGTGCTTACCACGCAGGTGAGCTTGAGCAGGATCTGATTGCAGAGGATCCCAGTGCCGCAGAACGCTGCCCGGCTTGCGGCGGCGAGCGCCTTGAGAAAACCGTGCCGCTGGGCCAGCGGGCCTTGCTGCTGGCCAGTTGCCTGGCGGTGTCGGTGCCGTTTCCGACCCAGGCGTCGAACTATCGTTGCCTGGCTTGCCAGATGCGCTGGCGGTTCTCCGATATCGAGGCCGCTGGTCAAGTGCGTCAGCCGACCTGA
- the metE gene encoding 5-methyltetrahydropteroyltriglutamate--homocysteine S-methyltransferase — translation MSTTRNSGFPRIGARRELKQALETCWRGESSAEDLQRTARELRHRHWQLQADAGIDIVPCNDFSLYDQMLDTAFLFDAIPDDYRALADRDPLAGYFALARGHQKDGVDLRALEMTKWFDTNYHYLVPELHAAQQFRLRGDKPLAEFLEAKAAGHHAQPVLLGPVSFLWLSKSVDGSDRLELLDRLLPVYAELLSRLHQAGADWVQVDEPCLVLDADPRLQAAWQHAYAVLAQQPRPKLLLASYFGSVGDNLDLVSGLPVEGLHLDLVRGVDQLDALLQRWPRGRVLSAGLIDGRNIWRANLDHALVLARYAQGHVGAENLWLAPSCSLLHVPVDADDETALDAELRGWLAFAKQKLEELRLLGDALLNQPHADAALARARERHEARRRSQRVHRPEVAELQASLTAEWSQRPAPYETRRARQQERLQLPAFPTTTIGSFPQTHEVRQARARHRAGKLSDGDYQAYLASEIERCVRVQEELDIDVLVHGEFERNDMVEYFGEQLEGFAFTRQGWVQSYGSRCVKPPIIFGDVWRPTPMTVAWTRYAQSLTTRPMKGMLTGPVTVLQWSFVRDDQSRADTCRQISLALREEVRDLEAAGIAVIQIDEPALREGLPLRRAEWASYLDWAVECFRITAGVAGEGTQIHTHMCYSEFNDIIEAVAAMDADVISIETSRSRMELLDAFVRFRYPYQIGPGVYDIHSPRLPDSAEMRGLLDKASEVLAVEQIWVNPDCGLKTRGWAETTAALREMVEAAKAMRLVHA, via the coding sequence ATGAGCACCACCCGCAATTCCGGCTTCCCGCGCATCGGCGCCCGCCGCGAACTCAAGCAAGCCCTGGAAACCTGCTGGCGCGGCGAATCCAGTGCCGAAGACCTGCAGCGCACCGCTCGCGAACTTCGCCATCGCCACTGGCAACTGCAGGCCGACGCCGGCATCGACATCGTGCCCTGCAACGATTTCTCGCTGTACGACCAAATGCTCGATACCGCGTTCCTGTTCGACGCCATACCCGACGACTACCGCGCGCTGGCTGATCGCGATCCGCTCGCCGGCTACTTCGCCCTCGCTCGCGGCCACCAGAAAGATGGCGTGGATCTGCGTGCGCTGGAAATGACCAAGTGGTTCGACACCAACTACCACTATCTGGTGCCGGAACTGCACGCCGCCCAGCAGTTCCGCCTGCGCGGCGACAAGCCGCTGGCCGAGTTCCTGGAAGCCAAGGCGGCCGGTCATCACGCGCAGCCAGTGCTGCTGGGGCCGGTGAGCTTCTTGTGGCTGTCCAAGTCGGTGGATGGCAGCGACCGGCTTGAACTACTGGATCGCCTGCTGCCGGTCTACGCCGAGCTGCTGAGCCGCCTGCACCAAGCCGGCGCCGATTGGGTGCAGGTCGACGAACCCTGCCTGGTGCTGGATGCCGATCCGCGCCTGCAAGCCGCCTGGCAGCACGCCTACGCCGTGCTCGCGCAGCAGCCACGGCCCAAGCTGCTGCTGGCCAGCTACTTCGGCAGCGTCGGCGACAATCTGGATCTGGTCAGCGGTTTGCCGGTGGAAGGCCTGCATCTGGATCTGGTGCGCGGCGTGGATCAGCTCGATGCCCTGCTGCAACGTTGGCCACGTGGCCGAGTGCTCTCGGCCGGCCTGATCGACGGCCGTAATATCTGGCGCGCCAACCTGGACCACGCACTGGTGCTGGCGCGTTACGCGCAAGGCCATGTCGGCGCGGAGAATCTGTGGCTGGCGCCGTCCTGCTCGCTGTTGCATGTGCCCGTCGATGCCGATGACGAAACTGCACTGGACGCCGAATTGCGCGGTTGGCTGGCCTTCGCCAAGCAGAAGCTGGAGGAACTGCGTCTGCTCGGCGATGCATTGCTCAACCAACCACACGCTGACGCCGCACTCGCCCGGGCCCGTGAGCGCCACGAAGCCCGCCGCCGCTCGCAACGCGTGCATCGCCCGGAAGTCGCTGAGCTGCAGGCATCGCTCACCGCCGAATGGTCGCAGCGCCCGGCCCCCTACGAAACACGTCGCGCGCGCCAGCAAGAGCGCCTGCAACTGCCCGCATTCCCCACCACCACCATCGGCTCATTCCCGCAGACCCACGAAGTCCGCCAAGCCCGCGCCCGCCATCGCGCCGGCAAACTCAGCGACGGTGACTACCAGGCTTACCTAGCTAGCGAGATCGAGCGCTGCGTGCGGGTGCAGGAAGAACTCGACATCGACGTGCTCGTGCACGGCGAATTCGAGCGCAATGACATGGTCGAGTATTTTGGCGAGCAGCTCGAAGGATTCGCCTTCACCCGTCAGGGTTGGGTGCAGAGCTATGGCTCACGCTGCGTGAAGCCACCGATCATCTTCGGCGATGTCTGGCGCCCGACGCCGATGACGGTGGCCTGGACCCGGTACGCGCAGTCGCTGACCACGCGGCCGATGAAAGGCATGCTGACCGGCCCGGTGACGGTGCTGCAGTGGTCGTTTGTTCGCGATGATCAATCCCGTGCCGATACCTGCCGTCAGATCTCGCTGGCTCTGCGCGAGGAAGTGCGCGATCTGGAAGCGGCCGGCATAGCCGTCATCCAGATCGACGAGCCGGCCCTGCGCGAAGGCCTGCCGCTGCGTCGCGCCGAATGGGCGAGCTATCTGGATTGGGCGGTGGAATGCTTCCGCATCACCGCCGGGGTGGCGGGCGAGGGCACCCAGATCCATACCCACATGTGCTACTCGGAGTTCAACGACATCATCGAGGCGGTGGCGGCGATGGATGCCGATGTCATCTCCATCGAGACCTCGCGCTCGCGGATGGAATTGCTGGATGCGTTCGTGCGGTTCCGCTATCCGTACCAGATTGGTCCCGGGGTGTACGACATCCACTCGCCGCGACTGCCTGACAGCGCCGAGATGCGTGGCCTGTTGGACAAGGCCAGCGAGGTGTTGGCGGTGGAGCAGATCTGGGTCAATCCGGATTGCGGCTTGAAGACGCGCGGTTGGGCGGAGACCACGGCCGCGCTGCGGGAAATGGTGGAAGCGGCCAAGGCGATGCGCTTGGTGCATGCCTGA
- a CDS encoding SOS response-associated peptidase family protein, translated as MCYSAQITAHYKKFVRQHGAIMGLKEFTELLLADSKKKGKGRMPKAMEEWFRDADSPQERDIWSLIQAQRQVRELELQQEMFKQAKRLADAERSLQTKSTKKAQDDQRIARSKVEKLRGDLADLRRHETQARDFRFFPGNYAPLLVAENDQLVVYPMRYQCRLPGWTETIERKYPGTYNARRDSLAKSWSLLFGHQHGLLIVDTFYENVQGADGKNQVLQFTPRTGEPMLVPCLWNRSVDPRGEEPDLLSFAAITDEPEPEVAATGHDRTIINLKPEHVQAWLHPDPDQLDEQYRILDDRQHPYYEWQEAA; from the coding sequence ATGTGCTACTCCGCCCAAATTACCGCCCACTACAAGAAGTTCGTGCGCCAGCACGGCGCCATCATGGGCTTGAAGGAATTCACCGAGCTGCTGCTGGCCGACAGCAAGAAGAAGGGCAAGGGCAGGATGCCCAAGGCGATGGAGGAATGGTTCCGCGATGCCGACTCGCCGCAGGAGCGCGATATCTGGAGCCTGATCCAGGCGCAGCGGCAGGTGCGCGAGCTGGAGCTGCAGCAGGAGATGTTCAAGCAGGCCAAGCGCCTGGCGGATGCCGAGCGCAGCCTGCAAACCAAGAGCACCAAGAAGGCGCAGGATGACCAGCGCATTGCGCGCAGCAAGGTGGAAAAGCTGCGCGGCGATCTGGCCGACCTGCGCCGGCACGAGACGCAGGCACGCGACTTCCGTTTCTTTCCCGGCAACTACGCGCCATTGCTGGTGGCGGAGAACGATCAGCTGGTGGTCTACCCGATGCGCTACCAGTGCAGGCTTCCGGGTTGGACGGAGACCATCGAGCGCAAGTATCCGGGTACCTACAACGCCCGGCGCGATTCGCTGGCCAAGTCCTGGAGCCTGCTGTTCGGCCATCAGCATGGCCTGCTGATCGTTGATACGTTCTACGAGAACGTGCAGGGCGCCGATGGCAAGAACCAGGTGCTGCAGTTCACTCCGCGCACGGGTGAGCCGATGCTGGTGCCGTGCCTGTGGAATCGCTCCGTGGATCCGAGAGGCGAAGAGCCCGATCTGCTGTCCTTTGCCGCCATCACCGACGAGCCGGAGCCCGAAGTGGCCGCCACCGGCCATGACCGCACCATCATCAACCTCAAGCCCGAACATGTGCAGGCGTGGTTGCACCCGGACCCGGATCAGTTGGACGAGCAGTACCGGATTCTGGATGACCGCCAACATCCGTATTACGAGTGGCAGGAAGCGGCTTGA
- a CDS encoding DNA-3-methyladenine glycosylase — MTSTRWPGTTLPRRFFRRDPRVVAPDLLNKIIARDDGRAGRIVEVEAYCGAEDPAAHTFRGPTKRNATMFGPAGHLYVYFTYGMHWCANTVCGKEGQGWGVLLRAIEPVAGLEAMREARGNPARLKDIGSGPARLAQAMGITGGQDGADLIKGDRGFRVLDDGTPPPLDPVAGPRIGISQAKDHPWRWYVRGNPYVSGSRLARKS; from the coding sequence ATGACAAGTACACGATGGCCGGGCACAACGCTTCCACGTCGGTTTTTCAGGCGCGATCCGCGCGTGGTTGCACCCGACCTGCTGAACAAGATCATTGCCCGCGATGACGGCCGCGCCGGCCGCATCGTCGAGGTCGAGGCTTATTGCGGTGCCGAGGATCCCGCCGCGCACACATTCCGTGGCCCCACCAAACGCAACGCCACCATGTTCGGCCCCGCCGGGCACCTGTATGTCTACTTCACCTACGGCATGCACTGGTGCGCGAATACCGTCTGCGGCAAAGAAGGCCAGGGCTGGGGCGTGCTGTTGCGGGCCATCGAACCCGTGGCAGGATTGGAGGCCATGCGTGAGGCGCGAGGAAACCCGGCGCGCTTGAAGGACATCGGCAGCGGCCCTGCCCGTCTGGCCCAGGCGATGGGCATCACCGGTGGACAGGATGGCGCCGACTTGATTAAAGGGGATCGCGGATTTCGCGTGCTCGATGACGGGACGCCGCCACCGCTCGATCCCGTCGCCGGGCCCCGCATCGGTATTTCGCAAGCCAAGGATCATCCCTGGCGCTGGTATGTGCGCGGCAACCCGTACGTCAGTGGGTCGAGGCTCGCCAGGAAATCTTGA
- a CDS encoding EF-hand domain-containing protein: MRRSSFIASLLVLASAIATTGVCQTQDTSSATGEMDAQQRFQALDADHDGLLSKYEYDSDVLMAVADANRDGLVSPQELEQALGPQAPGTKSMASRMIAADIDRDGQLNEDELRNAMELRFKWLDRNADGNLDLEEMRAGYGVRVRP, from the coding sequence ATGCGCAGATCTTCCTTCATTGCGTCCTTGCTAGTGCTGGCGAGCGCCATCGCAACGACTGGCGTGTGCCAGACCCAGGACACATCCAGTGCGACGGGCGAAATGGATGCGCAGCAGCGATTCCAGGCGCTGGACGCCGACCATGATGGCCTGCTCAGCAAGTACGAGTACGACAGCGATGTGCTGATGGCGGTGGCGGATGCCAATCGCGATGGTCTGGTTTCGCCGCAGGAACTGGAACAGGCGCTGGGCCCTCAGGCCCCCGGCACCAAATCGATGGCCAGCAGGATGATTGCGGCCGATATTGACCGCGACGGCCAGCTCAACGAAGACGAGTTGAGGAATGCCATGGAGCTGCGCTTCAAGTGGCTGGACCGCAACGCCGACGGCAATCTGGATCTGGAAGAAATGCGCGCCGGCTATGGTGTTCGCGTGCGGCCGTGA
- the pgsA gene encoding CDP-diacylglycerol--glycerol-3-phosphate 3-phosphatidyltransferase, protein MKLTIPTWLTLLRIVLIPVLVVVFYLPYKWTNFAAAFIFVLAAVTDWLDGWIARRYHLYSAFGAFLDPVADKLMVAVSLFLIVQDNPTMWMAIWAAVIVGREIAVSALREWMAELGQRARVKVATIGKVKTIVQMVALGCLLYASTPGALDRHDIWLGEWIFHLGDWLLAIAAILTLWSGFQYLHAAWPILRADEKKAVDSSRNTDKISNFTPRE, encoded by the coding sequence ATGAAGTTGACCATCCCCACCTGGCTGACACTGCTGCGGATCGTGTTGATCCCGGTGTTGGTGGTGGTGTTCTACCTGCCCTACAAGTGGACCAACTTTGCCGCCGCCTTCATCTTCGTGCTGGCCGCGGTCACCGATTGGCTGGACGGCTGGATTGCACGCCGCTACCACCTGTACTCGGCCTTTGGCGCGTTCCTGGACCCGGTGGCCGACAAGTTGATGGTGGCGGTGTCGCTGTTCCTGATCGTCCAGGACAACCCCACCATGTGGATGGCCATCTGGGCCGCCGTTATTGTCGGCCGCGAAATTGCCGTCTCCGCCCTGCGTGAATGGATGGCCGAACTGGGTCAACGCGCGCGGGTCAAGGTGGCCACCATCGGCAAGGTCAAGACCATCGTGCAGATGGTGGCGCTGGGCTGCCTGCTGTACGCGTCCACGCCGGGGGCGCTGGACCGTCACGACATCTGGCTGGGTGAATGGATTTTTCATCTTGGCGACTGGCTGCTCGCAATTGCCGCTATACTTACGTTGTGGTCTGGATTTCAGTACCTGCATGCGGCCTGGCCGATTCTGCGGGCCGACGAGAAAAAGGCAGTTGACAGTTCTCGTAACACTGATAAAATTTCCAACTTCACCCCGCGGGAATAG
- the uvrC gene encoding excinuclease ABC subunit UvrC, producing MSGRRTPAAGESGFDGKAFASGLSLAPGVYRMYAADDSLLYVGKAGALRKRVASYFANTPKTPRIHSMVAQIARMDVTVTRTEAEALLLENQLIKSLLPRYNVLLRDDKSYPYVLLTQETWPRIAFHRGPRSQAGRYFGPYPSAGAVRESLNLMQKLFKIRNCEDSVFRNRSRPCLQYQIGRCSAPCVALVEEGAYRESVRQAGLFLDGRSDELSGELSKAMEVASERLEFEEAARLRDLISTMRSLQARQYVDGHAADLDVLSCAMRGSTACVLLLAFRDGRNLGTRTFFPKTNGEESAEEVLGAFVSQYYGEQIPPQEIVLDREIPDSELLEAAFTTAAGRKVQLKWNVRSERAGYLDLARRNAEIALVTEITSRGAQTARSEALKELLNLAEPAQRIECFDISHTMGEATVASCVVFDANGAVRSQYRRFNITGIEPGDDYAAMHQALERRFRRAVEEGGVLPDVLLIDGGAGQLAQARGVLADLGITSVVMVGVAKGEERRAGHETLVLADGREVRPGAASPALQLIQQVRDEAHRFAITGHRGKRQKARMTSKLEDIAGIGPRRRASLLKHFGGLAGLKAAGADEIARVEGINAALAERIYANLHGLPAPVTGSE from the coding sequence ATGAGCGGTCGCCGTACCCCCGCTGCAGGCGAGTCCGGATTCGATGGTAAGGCATTCGCTTCCGGCCTGAGCCTGGCGCCTGGCGTTTACCGCATGTATGCGGCCGACGACAGCCTGCTGTATGTCGGCAAGGCCGGCGCGCTGCGCAAGCGGGTGGCCAGCTATTTCGCCAACACCCCCAAGACCCCGCGCATCCATTCGATGGTGGCGCAGATCGCGCGCATGGACGTGACGGTCACCCGCACCGAGGCCGAGGCCCTGCTGCTGGAAAACCAGCTGATCAAATCGTTGCTGCCGCGCTACAACGTGCTGCTGCGCGACGACAAGAGCTATCCCTACGTGCTGCTGACCCAGGAAACCTGGCCGCGCATCGCCTTCCATCGTGGCCCGCGCAGCCAGGCCGGCCGTTACTTCGGCCCGTACCCCAGCGCTGGCGCGGTGCGCGAATCGCTCAACCTGATGCAGAAGCTGTTCAAGATCCGCAACTGCGAAGACAGCGTGTTCCGCAATCGCTCGCGGCCCTGCCTCCAGTACCAGATTGGCCGCTGCAGCGCGCCCTGCGTGGCGCTGGTGGAGGAGGGCGCCTATCGCGAGTCGGTGCGTCAGGCCGGCCTGTTCCTGGATGGGCGCAGTGACGAGTTGAGCGGCGAACTGAGCAAGGCGATGGAAGTGGCCAGCGAGCGCCTGGAGTTCGAGGAAGCCGCGCGCCTGCGCGATCTGATCAGCACAATGCGCAGCCTGCAGGCACGCCAATACGTGGATGGCCATGCCGCCGACCTGGACGTGCTGTCCTGCGCGATGCGCGGCAGCACGGCCTGCGTGCTGTTGCTGGCGTTCCGCGATGGCCGCAACCTGGGCACGCGCACCTTCTTTCCCAAGACCAATGGCGAAGAGAGCGCCGAGGAAGTATTGGGCGCCTTCGTCTCGCAGTACTACGGCGAACAGATACCGCCGCAGGAAATCGTGCTGGATCGGGAGATTCCCGACAGCGAGCTGCTGGAGGCCGCCTTCACCACCGCGGCCGGCCGCAAGGTCCAACTGAAGTGGAACGTGCGCAGCGAGCGCGCCGGCTATCTGGATCTGGCGCGCCGGAATGCCGAGATTGCCCTGGTCACCGAGATCACCAGCCGCGGCGCGCAGACCGCGCGCAGCGAGGCCTTGAAGGAACTGCTGAACCTTGCCGAGCCGGCGCAGCGGATTGAATGCTTCGACATCAGCCACACGATGGGCGAGGCCACAGTGGCCTCGTGCGTCGTATTCGACGCCAACGGCGCGGTGCGCTCGCAGTACCGGCGCTTCAACATCACCGGTATCGAGCCGGGTGACGACTACGCGGCCATGCATCAGGCGCTGGAGCGACGCTTCCGTCGCGCGGTGGAAGAGGGTGGCGTGCTGCCGGATGTGTTGCTGATTGATGGTGGCGCCGGGCAGCTGGCGCAGGCGCGCGGGGTGCTGGCGGATCTGGGCATCACCAGTGTGGTGATGGTCGGTGTGGCCAAGGGCGAGGAGCGGCGGGCCGGACACGAGACGCTGGTGCTGGCCGATGGGCGTGAAGTCCGGCCGGGCGCGGCGTCACCGGCGCTGCAACTGATCCAGCAGGTGCGCGACGAAGCGCACCGCTTCGCCATCACCGGCCACCGTGGCAAACGCCAGAAGGCGCGCATGACCAGCAAGCTCGAGGATATCGCCGGCATCGGCCCGCGCCGGCGCGCCAGTCTGCTCAAGCATTTTGGCGGCCTGGCCGGCTTGAAAGCCGCGGGCGCCGACGAAATCGCGCGCGTGGAAGGCATCAATGCCGCGCTGGCCGAGCGAATCTACGCTAACCTGCACGGGTTGCCGGCGCCTGTGACGGGAAGTGAGTAG